From Solidesulfovibrio carbinoliphilus subsp. oakridgensis, the proteins below share one genomic window:
- a CDS encoding sulfite exporter TauE/SafE family protein, which translates to MKHWKLTLPLGLMALIVLALWTHPAFADKLADAIAKAPLGGEPGQIDPTKPLGFLGIPGAPVVNPILAFCWAVWVGWIFSTVGAFGGVMAGVGHMSVFGFGSYAGGFKKTAPDLGKVVTDSIKASNQFLVGLSAAISSFNYLKMKRLVLPLAISLGLGSLIGAWGAQELSAGKLDFKSYQGYFGLFVLLLGAWLFYETTPAGQSKKQTAKKAARAFEDAAKKMRSGEAVDASNIGLHINQFTLTTCAFTFYGVPFKFNPLIPFLGGVVISAVAAFLGVGGGFLLVPFLTSVTQLPMYLAAGTSALAVLVGMVTSIITLLGKGTPIEWHFIGLELAGVAVGSIIGPMTSKYFSDVWLKRLFIVLALYVGVGYLLAGFFNYKLPGV; encoded by the coding sequence GTGAAACACTGGAAGCTGACCCTGCCCCTGGGGCTTATGGCCCTCATCGTCCTGGCCCTGTGGACCCATCCGGCTTTTGCCGACAAGCTGGCCGACGCCATCGCCAAGGCCCCCCTGGGCGGCGAACCGGGCCAGATCGACCCGACCAAGCCGCTGGGGTTCCTCGGCATTCCCGGGGCCCCGGTCGTCAATCCCATCCTGGCCTTCTGCTGGGCCGTGTGGGTCGGCTGGATCTTCTCCACGGTCGGCGCCTTCGGCGGCGTCATGGCCGGCGTCGGCCACATGAGCGTGTTCGGCTTCGGCTCCTATGCCGGCGGCTTCAAGAAGACCGCGCCCGACCTCGGCAAGGTCGTCACCGACTCCATCAAGGCCTCCAACCAGTTCCTGGTCGGCCTGTCCGCCGCCATCAGCTCGTTTAACTACCTGAAGATGAAGCGGCTCGTCCTGCCCCTGGCCATCAGCCTCGGCCTCGGCTCCCTGATCGGCGCCTGGGGCGCCCAGGAACTGTCCGCCGGCAAGCTCGATTTCAAGTCCTACCAGGGCTACTTCGGCCTGTTCGTCCTCTTGCTCGGCGCCTGGCTCTTCTACGAGACCACCCCGGCCGGCCAGTCCAAGAAGCAGACCGCCAAAAAGGCCGCCCGCGCCTTCGAGGACGCGGCCAAGAAGATGCGCAGCGGCGAGGCCGTGGACGCGTCCAACATCGGCCTGCATATAAACCAGTTCACCCTGACCACCTGCGCCTTCACCTTCTACGGCGTGCCCTTCAAGTTCAATCCGCTGATCCCGTTCCTCGGCGGCGTGGTCATCTCGGCCGTGGCCGCCTTCCTCGGCGTCGGCGGCGGCTTCCTGCTCGTCCCGTTCCTGACCAGCGTGACCCAGCTGCCCATGTACCTGGCCGCCGGCACCTCGGCCCTGGCCGTGCTGGTCGGCATGGTCACAAGCATCATCACGCTGCTTGGCAAGGGAACGCCCATCGAATGGCACTTCATCGGCCTGGAGCTGGCCGGCGTGGCCGTCGGCTCGATCATCGGCCCCATGACCTCCAAGTACTTCTCCGACGTGTGGCTCAAGCGCCTTTTCATCGTGCTGGCCCTCTACGTCGGCGTGGGCTACCTGCTGGCCGGCTTTTTCAACTACAAGCTGCCCGGCGTCTAG
- a CDS encoding addiction module antidote protein, translated as MKNLAQASGSHDEALVRELRADPALAAEYLQAAMEDTDEPAVLLIALRHVSEACGMAEVAREAGIKRESLYRALSPSGNPTLKTLTAVLRAVGLRLAVAPSHDMACTG; from the coding sequence ATGAAAAATCTGGCCCAGGCCAGCGGCAGCCACGACGAAGCCCTGGTGCGGGAACTTCGTGCCGACCCGGCGCTGGCGGCCGAGTACCTGCAAGCCGCCATGGAAGATACCGACGAACCGGCCGTGCTTCTCATCGCCCTGCGCCACGTCTCCGAGGCCTGCGGCATGGCCGAAGTGGCCAGGGAAGCCGGCATTAAACGGGAAAGCCTCTACCGCGCCCTCTCGCCGTCCGGCAACCCGACCCTCAAGACATTGACCGCTGTGCTGCGGGCGGTCGGCCTGCGGCTGGCCGTGGCGCCCAGCCACGACATGGCCTGCACCGGCTGA
- a CDS encoding type II toxin-antitoxin system RelE/ParE family toxin translates to MLDVRRYQTEDGREPITEWLARLKDLRARARILVRVDRLKAGNFGDCRAVREGVSELRIDYGPGYRLYFGKIGRTVILLLYGGDKDTQPVDIDRAVVCLADFKRRVGS, encoded by the coding sequence ATGCTCGACGTCCGCCGCTACCAGACCGAAGACGGCCGGGAGCCAATCACGGAGTGGCTGGCCCGGCTCAAAGACCTTCGGGCCCGGGCGCGCATCCTGGTCCGGGTGGACCGCCTCAAAGCCGGCAACTTCGGCGACTGCCGGGCGGTGCGGGAAGGAGTTTCGGAACTGCGGATCGACTACGGCCCGGGCTACCGTCTCTATTTCGGCAAAATCGGCCGGACCGTCATCCTGCTTCTGTACGGCGGCGACAAGGACACGCAACCAGTGGACATCGACCGGGCTGTAGTCTGCCTGGCCGATTTTAAAAGAAGGGTAGGCTCATGA
- a CDS encoding 4Fe-4S dicluster domain-containing protein, producing MSKYMIQLDKKRCISCHACEVHCQVKNAVPPSAKPGKLVTVGPDMVKGKPRLLNLYMSCYHCERPWCVPACPTGAMARREEDGVVYVKEELCVGCKACIQACPWRIPQWNEATGKVVKCDYCRDRIDAGLDPACVTGCTAHALTFQRPDRPTPDERDTYGKRLLLRQG from the coding sequence ATGAGCAAGTACATGATCCAGCTCGACAAGAAGCGCTGCATTTCCTGCCACGCCTGCGAGGTGCACTGCCAGGTCAAAAACGCCGTCCCGCCCTCGGCCAAGCCCGGCAAGCTCGTGACCGTCGGCCCGGACATGGTCAAGGGCAAGCCGCGCCTGCTCAATCTCTACATGTCCTGCTACCACTGCGAGCGGCCCTGGTGTGTGCCGGCCTGCCCGACCGGAGCCATGGCCCGGCGCGAGGAAGACGGCGTGGTCTATGTGAAGGAAGAGCTGTGCGTGGGCTGCAAGGCCTGCATCCAGGCCTGCCCCTGGCGCATCCCCCAGTGGAACGAGGCCACGGGCAAGGTGGTCAAGTGCGACTACTGCCGCGACCGCATCGACGCCGGCCTCGACCCGGCCTGCGTCACCGGCTGCACCGCCCACGCCCTGACCTTCCAGCGCCCAGACCGCCCCACCCCGGACGAACGCGACACCTACGGCAAACGCCTGCTCCTGCGCCAAGGCTAG
- a CDS encoding 4Fe-4S binding protein — MTLTRLFSEAAVGLKSLLVGLGITGRAMARPSVTVLYPKREVGNLDTYRGHVELVGKDGEPAVPRCIACGACVRACPSQCLAVACPIGGGKPGPEGRSAAELAGELIPEVETMGPAPQKGCKTPGAFVYDYSLCSLCGQCVKACPVDSLRFSRHAYFIGTRRQDFRLDLLTRLRRQALATAPTPADRPMKEPA, encoded by the coding sequence GTGACCCTTACCAGACTGTTCAGCGAGGCGGCCGTCGGCCTCAAAAGCCTGCTCGTCGGGCTCGGCATCACCGGCCGGGCCATGGCCCGGCCGTCGGTCACGGTGCTCTATCCGAAACGGGAAGTGGGCAACCTCGACACCTACCGGGGCCACGTGGAGCTTGTCGGCAAGGACGGCGAACCGGCCGTGCCCCGCTGCATCGCCTGCGGGGCCTGCGTGCGGGCCTGTCCGTCCCAGTGCCTGGCCGTGGCCTGCCCCATCGGCGGCGGCAAGCCCGGACCGGAAGGCCGGTCGGCCGCGGAACTGGCCGGGGAGCTCATCCCCGAGGTCGAGACCATGGGCCCGGCCCCGCAAAAGGGGTGCAAGACGCCGGGCGCTTTCGTCTACGACTATTCGCTGTGCAGCCTGTGCGGCCAGTGCGTCAAAGCCTGCCCCGTGGATTCGCTGCGCTTTTCCCGCCACGCCTATTTCATCGGCACCCGCCGCCAGGACTTCCGCCTGGACCTGTTGACGCGCCTTCGCCGCCAGGCCCTGGCCACGGCCCCGACGCCCGCCGACCGCCCCATGAAGGAGCCCGCATGA